The sequence atgtatgtatgtatgtacgtatgtgtgtatgtatgtatgtatgtatgtacgtatgtatgtatatatatatatataaatatatatatatatatatatatatatatatatatatatatatatatatatatatatatatatatatatatacagtattatatataggGTACTGCATAGGCCTATATACAATGTCTTTCAAGCCTCCTTCAGCAATAAAAAGGAAAGACCAGCTAAATATATACTGTGGATTATGAAGGCATTCGCGCCTTCCTAAAAAGATCTTCTCCACATTTCAACTTTCTTCTTTACTCCGAGATTCTTCTCAACGAACTTTCTCTCTCCTAAAAAGAGCATTTGATTAAAAGAAAACATTCGGTCACTTTTCCTCTGCTTCCCAATGTTTATGGAGGAGGACGTCTTCTGCCTAATTCTATTCGGAGAAAATCTAAAATAAACTCTCGGGATTCTCAAGGGAGGAAGCCATGAATATAATAGAGGAAAGATTGGCCAGCTGGGTTAGACGAACAGAATGCCAGTGAAAATCATCCTATTCTTCGTCGTGTCTTGAAAATAACCAAATATGCAAAAGCGTTTTGGGATGATGGTGCTTAGCAGCGCTCAGCATTACCTTATGCTTTGTTGACTAATGGAGCTCCCTCATAGGTTTGAGGATATTAAGCATTGTAGGCAGGCGCTGGTCCCAGGGAGGACATTCCAGGGAAAAAAACCTTGCAGTTGTACTTCAGTGTGgaaattgaaaaaggcaaatcagcagGCTGGATGAATGGAAGCGGAAACAGACATAAACTAAAAAGGTAAAAAGTGGGGGTAACTAGAAAATTAAGAGACTGAAAAATTGGCCAAATTGACCCGCAACGGCAGCATTTTTAAAAGCAAGATGGCGTCCTCAATTTTGGTGATACCACATGTGTCCTGTTTTTTATGTGAAAGAGCATATAAGCAAATTTTCATACTTTTATCACAATCTGAACGATTCTGGTACAAATGTTCCCGAAGCTAGGTACTATGAGTATTAGATTTTCTAAGTGTAGCCTACATGTATTTGCAATGTTATATGCTGTTTTAATTTCAGCCGACAATGATTTGTAGCCACTATGTTGGGCTCCTGTTACTAAGCTTGGTCCCAAATCATATATTTTCGTTCAGTTTCTGGTGGTCAAAAAAATATCATTCGTAGTAGACGTTCTCTtgaccaagatggaataagataaggtgagttacctagagatcccgttttctacactcacgcggATGACGTCACCTGGAAAGTTCTGCCAGGTGACATACAGGCGGGAAAtatgccaagttttttttttttttcacagacgtttttgttttcttttgcgtTGACAGATCCATCATGGTTGTATGTGTCATATATGGtggctccaattcttataagaccaatataaATGTTGGTGGTGAAAAAGAATAGATTTTAAGGTTacccaaaagatgcagaactatgtagaagtgggtgaatatatacaaaagaaatgatGGTATCTATGCCAAATCTATATGCATTTGTTCGTCACATTCCCAACCCAACGATTTTGCAGGAAATCTTAGGCACGAGTTGCTCAAATGCTGCCCTAAGACTGTCCGAAGTCTAAAAGAAGATGCCATACTGACACAAAATCTCTATAATAATGTAATGACTGTTGTGATTCAgataagcctatcactaatatctcgccACTTCTAGGCATATGTTGCCTGTAGCATTTTGGTCAACTAGGAGgagtttaggaaaattcaccgccagcaattcaccgcctgcaaatcaccgccagcaattcaccgttaaggaaaattcaccgctagcaaatcaccgcctaacagttcatcgcaaaacaattcacccatttccttttttagagtattttatcgcctaacAATCGTTTCAAAATTATCCTAAATGGTATAAATAGAtcgtttgaaaacaaaaattaacagttcacctattattgaattttattctttataaattaaaattttctcaagccTTTGAAGCAATACTTTCATTGCGGTTCAGTGTTGTCTCGCTCTTTTAGGCATATATATCTAACACACTTCTTTAAAATGGCCCATCGGTTCATTCAGAGTGGAAAGGAAAGAAGACATTGTTCATTAATAACTATATGTACGTCAAAGAAAGACAAATTGAGAATAAAATACATTGGAAATGTGAGCAGTACCAGAAGACGAAGTGTCGTGCACGAGTAACCACAGTGGGTGACAAAATTGTTAAGACTTTGAATGAGCATAATCATCTTGCAGATGCCGCCAATGTCGAGGCGGTAAAGATTTGTGAAGAAGTTCGTATCAAATCGAAGAATTCAACAGACTCACCTCATCCAATATTATCAATTGCTTTTGATGGATGCAGTCAAGCAGCAGCAGGAAAGCTTCCAAGTACAGATACGTTGAAAAGAACAGTgcgaaatataagatataaaagtatttctggACCAGCTCTTGCATCTCATCGTAAACATCACTTTTCCTGAGGGTTTTACTACGTTGCCAAATGGGGAggagtttttatattttgattCTGGTAATATTGAAAAGCGCATAATGATCAGCACGCAGCGAAATCTTTAATTGTTAGCTGAAAGCCAACATTGGTATGCAGATGAAACCTTCAAAACCGCCCCGTTATTATTCTTTCAGTTATACACTCTACatggtttaaaggaaaatatttcattgccGTTAGTATATGCCTTATTGCCAGATAAATCTCAAgaaacatatgaaatatttttgggaaagataAAGAAACCACTCACGTCTGTACCCCCAGTGTCAATAACAACAGATTTTGAAAAAGCTATGATAAAAGCATGTAAAAAACACATTTCTCCAAATTAAGCAAAATGGCTGTTTTTCCATTTTTGCTAGTGTATCATGCGTACTATTCAATGTCCTGGGTTAAAAGAGAGGTATGAAAATGACGCAGATTTTGCTTTAAGTCTGCGAATGCTCCCTGCAATAGCATTCGTACCAACAGAGAGTGTCTTATCTACATTCGAAGGGTTATGTGACAGCGATATTTTCCCCCCTGAGGTCCAATGAGTCTTGGATTATTTCGAAGATACCTGGATAGGACGTCCAGACAGAAGACAGCGTCGTCGACCACCCCAATTTCCGCACGAAATGTGTAACGTTTATGAAGCTGTATTACATAATTTGCCGAAGACAAACAATTCGGTAGAAGGGTGGCACAGAGCTTTTGAAGAACAGATAACAGCATGCCATCcaaacatctggaaatttattgacgGCATTAAGAAAGAACAGGCATTATATCAAGTTAGATTTGAACAATACGTAGCTGGTCAGGAAcctcccaagaaaaagaaaaaatatcgagaTTTCGCCCAACGACTTCGAAGAGTTGTCGGAAACTATGATCCAGACGTAAATGTTATTGATTACTTGCGTGGAATAGCTCATAATATTTCATAATAGATTTTTATGttcgattttttattttataaaaatcttattttatttcttttccttttaagcagttattttaattatgaatgtataaacaaataaatagaatgccgtagcaacaaatgaagatttttaaatgtcctttataatgtgtaaaataaaaaaaaattacagatttattatttggtaaattctttaacggtgaatggtatgctggcggtgaattttctttaacggtgatttgctgaTGGTGATTTGCTGGTGGTGAATTTTCCGGACACGACTAGTAGAACTATATATGAATAGGTTTACTTAAAAAAgatggatatatcaattatatttctcattcaaataaatctttagctacgatgggaagaatgtttctgaagatgatagagagagagggagagagagagagagagagagagagagagagagagagagagagagagatttcgtatgtaaaaatactattatttgagcttcagattataattaaaaaaaattagttgctTCGAAATTTTCAAAACTTTTCGTCTTGGCAGATCCACCCCCATCTAACcaatttaattcaaaatgatttaatagactatggttttcaggttggagatgaaatcattacctcaaaatctatgtcAAAATTCGTACTTTTATCAGTAAATTATCTCAAAATAgcctacaaaattaatgagtcacttaaacgtGTGAGGTTATAAAGGTCAATGAGAGAAACAGCAGTTCAGTTACTTTCTTCCTCAATGGCTAATTCCATCAAGCATTGcagtaacaaaggcttattgaaaagtcagttttgtaTTGAAAAATCCGAACTTATATCTTTGATtgttagttggtttggcttgaataactcgtaAATGAAGTATGTCGcaaagaaaggtagaggtgctcTCTCGATCTGTTCCCGTCAAGtagaaatagatgctatattttgttattaatgctaaagtgaaaggcaCAATTTTTTCGTTCCAGTAAAATTATTATCGTTTAACATGTTCCATGgactgtaaggattacagttctagatgacaagacggctatgtcaagacagTCGAAAATCTCTTTTCTCTCATAcaacaaattggtcattgccatggTCATCCGTTacctttggaattttaatatataCTATGGTTATACATAAAGGATAGAGACAATAGTTAACAAGTTAAGGTcctaatgtttataataataatgaagctactgtacatcttgtgtcactaCCGAGTGCTTAAATTATAAGTGGTCcatctcaaaggttaaatgttgctcccTATGATCTAGATTCCGATTTATATATCACTGCGTGTCTCATGAAGCTCCTTCTACCTGTTAATAATGGGACCGAGACAggaaaaatcaagtaaaagatttaatagagataaaacctgaaacactgataggatatgagtccttaagttctttgatgggagaGTTCGTGGTTTTTacatttagaaataagtatacatcattaggctcagctGATGAATATGAAacaggggatattattattattattattattattattattattattattattattattacttgttaagcaacaacgctagttggaaaagcaggatgctataagtccaggggcccccagcagggaaaatagcccagtgaggaaaataaaacaaggaaaaataaaatatttcaagaacagtaacaacattaaaataaacatttcctatatagactataaaaactttaacaaaagaagaggaagagaagttagatagaatagtgtgcccgggtgtaccctcaagcaaaggaactctaacccaagacagtggaagaccatggtacagaggctatggcactacccaagactaagagaaaaatggtttgattttggagtgtcctttcagaagagcttcttaccatagctgaagagcctcgtctatccttaccaagaggaaagtagccactgaacatttgcagtgcagtaatcccttgggtgaagaagaattgtttgtaatctcagtgttgtcaggtataagaagacaagaggagaatctgtaaagaatatgccagactattcgttgcgTAGAcaacgggaaagtgaaccgtaaccagacaaaaggatccaatgtagttttgtctgaccagtcaaaggaccccataactctctagtggtagtatctcaaagggaggctggtgccctggttaacctactacccatggatatcacttgtaaagagaaaaatattatataggtcatgtaatcattttagagaaaatatataagaaattgaatatttattcaaaattttccatggtgATACTCTAAAACCAGGAGTTaaagccgtttcatatcttattgatatattcattgccgccaatattgatgttcccgaggaggtaatgagcTTTTTATTGTTAGAAGTAGGCTAAGTATTACAACAACAATTTAAACTAAGGAAAAAATTTATGGCAAAGTtgtgaaaaaagatgaaaaaatattcagtaatattgaaaatttattttcttgaaacgagagagagagagagagagagagagagagagagagagagagagagagagagagagagagagagagagagagagagagatggtggatggtagtaagatttttaatgaaatatttttactaAAGCTTTTGCCATACGtgtattttatttccattgctattatagtccctatcataatatgtattttgtaaatatagtcataaagacattaatattagTCTATTTTCATAAATGTAATGTTGGGAATCCAAAAAAAGGCACGAATAATGAGGCTGGTTGTACAGGTCAGCTGTCAAATAAACGCTcgggaactctccaggtgacgtcgcAGAGCACAGCCAAGCTCCCGCTCCATGCACGGTAATTcatcttatcttattccatcttgctcTTGACATCGTTCACTCACGCCTGACTCAGGCTCAGAAGTTGTAGCCGTTGTTATCTGTTGCCTAATCGTTTCTACTTCTTTTAGAGCCTTTGGTGGTATGGTCggtagcaacctggcctttcatttgaaggggttagggttcgatcccagtataaggtagaaatttatttctatttgagcaccatATTCAGTTGATTTGCATCCATATAGACTCATTGGCGGTAATTCGGATAAAAAGTTGTCAATTGTCCCACccagtgggccgggaaatcgggtaaaactcgttggtatgaGACGGATGTGtcatcaggtaaatcctgaaatgcagatagcacttaggttccgacttcttttatagccTTTGGTGCCATGCTCggtagcaacctggcctttcatgtGAAGGGGTTAGTactatatatagtagtacaattgctaagacaaattacaccccaatttttttttgtttttcttattgttttgcatATTCCTGAATTCTTTTAAATCTAATCAATAACATAAACGGGAGTTTTTCTTTAAAGTATCCATATTTTTCGACTTTTTGACAAAATACCAAAGATATGTAGAATGtctttatatattcacatttttaatttgagctcatggttacacaagttcattaaacatatttatactgatacatatcatgacactgaaaaccatgaatcaattcatatatcagaaattgagaaagcaattgaagcataaatattacaggctatttttcattacctactatatatagtaggtcaggcagATATGAAGCCAAAATATGGACCGGACAGGAAAAATCTTAGAAAAGTATCACCTTAAAGCAAATTGGTTGTTTCTTCGTTAGAATAAACTGCTTGTTCGCTATTTTCTGGTCCTTGGATGCATACCTCGTCGCTGGTGAAGTGACTTTCCAGCTAACAACACCTCGGTAGTTTCAAACTTTCAGTTCCCTGTTACTATCCAAGCAGAATGGACCAGCGTAAGaagtaagttattttgttttttgtctcTCTCAAAAGTTCGTTATAAATGAGTGAATATTTTTCGGTTGTCATATATTACTAGTGAATTTTCAGCTTACATGATATAAGACAaaactcaccctctctctctctctctctctctctctctctctctctctctctctctctctctctctctggttctttcgttcttttactttatcattgaaaattctaatttttcttttcaaagtttGAATCTACAGGAAATACTGGACATTttagatgaagaggaaaaggatcctgttgcaatttttattactcctcCCGAAGTCAGAGAGGATTCTGATGAAGACTCGGCGGAAGATGATGAGGGTGGCTTAGCTGACAATCTAAATTCCAATCAACTAAGAGCTTCTGCTGAAGCAGTCTTTCATGATGGGAGAATCctaggtgaagatgatgatgaggtgGATAACAGTAATGTCAATTGTGCAGAGGAGCAGCAagaatcaaagaaaaggaaaaaaagtcaAAAGACGTCTCTAGAATATAACTGGAAAAAAACAAGTAATATTCGATTTTCAGTCAATCAAACACAGTATGATAAACCGCCACCTGCCGTAGATTTGAAGTGAAAGTCACCTGTGgagaaatttgaatatttctttgatGAAGATATAATGAACAGGATTGCCAAGGAATCTTGCAGGTATGCTTGCGAGAAAAATGCACAGTTTACCATCTCTGTTTCGGAACTGCGAGTGGCCTTTGGCATTCTCATACTCTCAGGATACCACACATTACCAAGTCGCCGCTTATACTGGTCTTTGGATGCTGATGTTGGAGTTGAACtcgttgctaaggcaatgtcacgtgaTAGATTTGAAGAAATTTTACGGTTTCTGCATTTCACTGACAATCAGGCACTAAACAAGGATGACAAACTGGCAAAAATCGGACCTCTAATGAACCATTTGAACACAAAATTTGCCATGGCTTACCCTATGGATCAACATATATCACTTGATGAAGCAATGATAGGATATTTTGGTAGGCATGGATGCAAACAGTGCATTCGGAATAAACCTGTGAGATTTGGATTTAAAGCTTGGTGCCTAAATTCTCCACTTGGTTATTTAGCTACGTTTGATGTATACCAAGGGACAGCCTTCGGGTTGAATAGTCACTATGAAGAAAGGTTTGGAAAAGGTGGGGGCACTTTGATGATTTTATTCGATAAACTACCAAGTCATATCAAAGATATACCAGTGAGGTTTTACTTCGACAACTACTTCACAAGTTTACCTTTAGTAAATCACCTACGTGAGATAAACTATGGAGCAACTGGAACAATAAGGGACAACAGAATTCCGAAGACTTGCCCTATAAACTCCACAAACGAAATGAAGAAGGTTCCTCGAGGAGATACGGATGTTGTTGTGGATATTATTCATAAGATCTTGTTGGTACGCTGGAAGGATAATGCAGTAGTTTCAGTGGTATCAAATATTTCTCCTGTTTATCCTCTGGAAAGTGTATCTCGCTGGTcagcaaaggacaaaaagaaaattagcGTAAGTCGTGTCCTTATCTCATCGGGGATTACAACAGGCACATGGGTGGCACTGATAGGATGGACCAAAACATCAATTGTTACCGTATATCCATTAGAAAGAAAAAGTGGTGGTGGCCTATATTTTCTTGGGTAATTGATGCAACGATTCAGAACTGCTGGCTTCTGCATCGTGTTGATGAAAGCAACCTTCCACTGTTGTCATTCAAGCGCTACATTGCAAGGGCATACCTTCAGCAGGCAGAACCACGTGTGGGAATAGGCCGGCCAAGACAGTCATCTCGGGTTATTCCAGATGTACGTTATGACAATATTGGTCACCTCGTCGAACCCCTTGGAAAACAGGCATGGAAATGTGCTCTATCCTCTTGTAAATCTCGTCCTTCGCAAGGATGTATGAAGTGTGGAGTTCCATTGTGTGTGAAATGCTTTGCTAATTATCATCGTCGTGCTCTTTAGAATACTGCTAATTATAGTATCTGGTTTGTTATTGTGTGATATCACggaatttatctcaaaatttaactaagaatgaagtttttctaaagcatgaaccagttttatttttattttattctacagtatcacaattttctgataaacatttcacttgtagaagtaagaattattatccatttcacatattcaaatactgtCAGCATGTGCAAAAGTAATAGGGCGCAACAAATTTTAGCAGTAAACTGcaatatttctttgtattattcAGTAATAAACGCACTATTATTGAGTGTCTTGCTTCTAATACATCCtccttgtaatgaaaaaataccaataaaattttattatagaaaatagacGCCTCAATAAAAATGTGTACCCCGTATCTGcctaacctactatatatagtaggtcctgtatatggacaaataccatgaaaaaaaacatcaaatatatgataataccatataaatatacatattaaacttaaataatgaaaaagattaagaaaaaaaaattcaggcagtaatgggttaataaatatatatatatatatatatatatatatatatatatatatatatatatatatatatataaattgacttaATTGTAAAGGAAAATAGCTTTCCAAAAGAACAAACTATACAAAATTAACAAAATCAGATTAATATCCAACTAAACAATGACGAAGTTCAAAGGTTGTCTATCATAGACTAAACTGTTTTCTCACCTCCCAAGAGTAAAAACAAACAATGTGTCTTGTCCGAAAGAATATTAACTTTGGCAAAGTTGCAAAGGAAACAGGGAAGGTTTGCTTCAGTTTTCAACCAGGGAAGGAGATCTCACCAATGCTTCCGCTTCTTCACTCGGACGCACTTGAGGGAAATATAATTCTTGACTGATGTATCTATAATGACAATAAGCTGAGGGAATGGTTTTAATACTGTCATACACAAATGAATTCATTTCCGAATATCAAGAAAGTCTTTTTTAACACGGGATCCAAGAGGAGGATTAcatagttttcatttattttctacctaaaatctactgtatatgaaatttCCTCCATTGCGTTccaatattttactttcattcacataaaaacattaaattttcagAAAATTAGCTTTGAATCATAATGTCTTTTTTAACTTGCTTCTTTTTAATGTGCACATAATCAATATGGTTTCAGTTTTAGACTGCTGATGCTTTTGGAGTGATTTCGATATAACAAATTATGTTATTTACGGAAGAGAAGTAGAAATGGTGAAACTACAAAGAAATCTAATGTATtcacccagcataagtgcaaatcTGGGCATGCAATCTGTATATGTAATAAACACGCGTCTACATGAAATACAAATTTCTAAAGACATTCAGTATACTAAGGTTCGTATCTTGTCACGTACACCCTGGttgtggtcacgtgaaggacctctggtcaccagctcgcttgaggggaatgcgatttatcagcatccaccggagaagaggttgtctccatgctaaattgccaacgaatggttttctgcctctcaccttgtcttgcagattttgttggggggccttgaggtggagcttgacggacaacggccaggagggcgtaggcctgccggacataactggattactatgacgaggatgacactggttggttttcggcctctgacgtcataaggtcacaccctacggtgtcggagaAGCCTTACGATACCCGTCGGgcatgcatcagtctggcctaaagcagcagtagaagaagctgcccaaaatattcgtccctttgcttgtcataccagaacCCTCCTTTTTAGACTTAGAAACAAATTTCAGACCTTTTGGACTTAGAAGTTTTCGAGTGCaaattgaattaacgtaaatgttaagtctttgtcccctgaccgttgttcatcaagttaacaataattataccatgctaccatgaaatgaagagcacgtattttatttaaagaaacattaccagattgaaattcttagactttcttaaagtgctcagacctttgtatgattatttttgaaaatatattgctcaatacaaattaaactttgtgtatcccgcatcttgaatattaatgtttaaattaattgtcagtgtcgtgacaataAAATGGTGGCTAGTCGGTGGATCATTGagcaattaggaaaaaaaaaaataaaatcacgatATGAGTTCACAGGAACTTGAAGAATTGTACATGAAAGTCGACGACGTCGGAGGTCTGCGTCATGTCGtgaggacacaaggagaacctgtacacactAAAACATCGATGGGAACAGAGAAGCGAATACGGCAGGAAGAGGACCATAACAACCCTTTGTTTGAAGATGGGTTCGAATCCCCGCTCGGAGGAAATAGACTATATggccaatatgaaatatttctgagtTTGGTGGAAGCAGCGATGACGGATCATTGTTGGACTGATCGTCAGAAAATCATCGAGGCGAAAGAGGGAATGCGAGCAAAGGCCCTTAGGAAATTGAGGAGAAAAATAGAGTTTATGGAGTCCATATCATGGACACAGCTGAGAAGTCTACAACGGAGGGCAGGCCTGAGAACGACCAGCAACGTAATCCCCGTCGAGAAGGAATCAGCCAGGAGTTTGCCGGAttggtcacccacggaggacctgtggaaaggagaccttagcgcccttacgcCGAGTTGTGAGGGCCGGAATGGACGGCGCACAGGAGAGGAAACCTAAGATTTTGACAAActccagggcggagagtgagactgaGCCATGTAACGCCTCCCATGTGATCTTAGAGTAGTAAATTTGttgcttaggcgagcctgaggattaaaatcctaagttgagtatttttctttatatgatttggTTTTGCTCAAGGGAATCCTCGGATCTCAGTTGCTGTCATGGAACCTTGGATATTTTGTTCCTAGTGTTTGCTTGTCTAAAGCTGTCAAAATATGCCTTGTTTTAGAATTGTTTGCCATGATTtttcctatatgtatgtataatgtatatctatatgacCTTTTTCAGTCGTTTGGttgctcatatttactcacatttacccatatgtattggttttcagaatcagttgctgttttttttttggggTCTTTTTCCTTTGGTTTAAgtatataatcattttaattatataatcttGTGTTACCTATATAATCAATTTGACTGTATAACCATTTTACTTACATAACCATTTTGATCCTTTTTACTGTATAATCAGTTGGAatctataatccttttttttttgttgtttttggatGATGTATTCTTGTTTGCTTAATTTTGGTTCCATTTAATCACATTTTGCATGTCTTGAGTTATAATCCATATTTTGCTACAGTAATGAGTTATGTGGGTTTGGCTTAGTAAGATGATggtgtttgagttttttttttggaagttgagattttgcacacCCAGAGCGAGTTGCGACCAAGTAGCAATATTTGGGGTTTGAATCTAAGGTAAATGGTGACGTGACAAGATTTTCCTTGGTTTGTTGGAATTTCTGACAGTTCcgggagtaactgtaacttggtaaggggggatttgtcacgtacaccctggttgtggtcacgtgaaggacctctggtcaccagctcacttgaggggaatgcgatttatcagcatccaccggagaagaggttgtctccatgccaaattgccaacgaatggttttctgcctcccaccttgtcttgcagattttgttggggggccttgaggcggagcttgacggacaacggccaggagggcgtaggcctgccggacataactggattactatgacgaggatgacactgattggttttcggcctctgacgtcatgaggtcacaccctacggtgtcggagatgccttacgatacccgccgggcatgcatcagtctggcctaaagcagcagtagaagaagctgcccaaaatattcgtccctttgcttgtcataccagaacCCTCCTTTTTAGACTTAGAAACAAATTTCAGACCTTTTGGACTTAGAAGTTTTCGAgtggaaattgaattaacgtaaatgttaagtcttcgtcccctgaccgttgttcatcaagttaacaataattataccatgctaccatgaaatgaagagcacgtattttatttaaagaaacattaccagattgaaattcttagactttcttaaagtgctcagacctttgtatgattatttttgaaaatatattgctcaatacaaattaaactttgtgtatcccgcatcttgaatattaatgtttaaattaattgtcagtgtcgtgacaatCTGTTGTATGCTTGTGAATACATATAACTTATCAGAGAGCAAAAATTCTCATTCCTATTGTACTTCTGTAGGAAATATTCTTACCCAAACAAACACAAGCCAAAATTGACAATAAAAACTGAACTG comes from Palaemon carinicauda isolate YSFRI2023 chromosome 19, ASM3689809v2, whole genome shotgun sequence and encodes:
- the LOC137659204 gene encoding piggyBac transposable element-derived protein 3-like, with product MNRIAKESCRYACEKNAQFTISVSELRVAFGILILSGYHTLPSRRLYWSLDADVGVELVAKAMSRDRFEEILRFLHFTDNQALNKDDKLAKIGPLMNHLNTKFAMAYPMDQHISLDEAMIGYFGRHGCKQCIRNKPVRFGFKAWCLNSPLGYLATFDVYQGTAFGLNSHYEERFGKGGGTLMILFDKLPSHIKDIPVRFYFDNYFTSLPLVNHLREINYGATGTIRDNRIPKTCPINSTNEMKKVPRGDTDVVVDIIHKILLVRWKDNAVVSVVSNISPVYPLESVSRWSAKDKKKISVSRVLISSGITTGTWVALIGWTKTSIVTVYPLERKSGGGLYFLG